The following nucleotide sequence is from Acidobacteriota bacterium.
CTTTTTTCAGCAGCCTGCTAGCAGCTTGCTGAAAAACTCTTGACTCGGCGCATCTTTGGTTCTCAAGAGTTCCCGAGCCCGAGGGGCGAGGCGGCGGCGAAAGCCGCCGAGGACGGGGGTGAAGGCGCACGACATGTGCGAGTGCCTGAGGGGGGCGCCTTTAGCCCCCCTGAAACAAACAGCAGGCGTTGAAGAAGCCGCCACGCGGCTTTTTCAGCAGCCTGCTAACAGGTTGTCGCGGCTCGGCGGCAGCGCGGGAGATGTGCTCCCGGTGGTGAGGAAGGGGCGGTCAACGGCGCTGGGCGCCCGCGGGGGGGCGCCCGGCCGGTGAAGCATCAGGCGGAGGCGGCGACCGCCGGACGGTGCTGCCGCATGATCTCGTACATGCGGTCTTTGAGGGCCAGCTTGTGAACCTTGATCTTCTTGGCCTCGAGCTCGTCGTCGAGGGTGTAGTCGGGGGTCTGCTGCAGCCGGTCGAGGCGCCGCTCACATTGCTGGTGCTCGTCGAACAGGCTGCGGAATTCTTCGTCGGTCTTCAGAAGCTCTTCCTTCAGGTCGGTTTGTGCACTCATGCAGTCTCCTCTCGGGAGGTGAAGGTAGCGGCCGAGGGCCGGCGCGTCGCTGCCGCGACAGCGAGTCCGGAAGCTTGGCCGAGACCAAGAAAAATCGACCCGTCCGCGGCAGCGCCGAGGGACGAGCGACGGGGAACCAGATTTTCGAATTGGGGACGGACGACGACCGCAGGAAACCCGGCGAACGCGGGAAGGAGCGGGAGTGGGGGTGTCTTCAGCACCCCGGAATTGCGATCTCTTCGGTCGTCATCGGAGGCGGTCCAAGGGTAGCACTGCGATCGATGGACGGGCAACCGCCCCGGCGGGTGGTTCGATCGCCGTCAAGGCCTACCGGCTGGAGTGGTCCGGGCCTCCGAGGCCCTGCCGTCGCGCTCGAGCGGCCGCGCCATCAAGACGGCATCGACCCCCCGGCGGTAGTAGCCGGGCCGCCGGCCGACGGCGCGGAAGCCGTGGCGCCGGTAGACGGCGAGGGCCGGGCGGTTGTCCTCGGCGACCTCGAGGTGGCAGCGCGTGATGCCCTGGCTGGCGAGCCTGCCGAGTCCGCGGCGCAGCAGGGCGTCGGCACAGCCGGCACCGCGATGGGCCGGAAGAACCGCCAGGCGCAGGAGCTCCGCTTCGTCGGCCACGGTCGTGAAGAGGGCGTAGGCGACGGCCGAGGGCACGCGATGGGCGATCCAGCCTTGCCCTCCCGCCTTGACCAACTCGCCGAGGAGCTGGCTCTCGCTCCAGGGGGTGTCGAAGCAAGCCGCCTCGAGGTCCGCCAGGATCGCGCCGTGGCGAGCCTCGGCGGGAACGATGTCGAGACGCCGCCGCCTCATTCCTTGCGGAATTGCAGCAGGCGCTTCGGCGGACCGGGCGGCGTCGTCGCCGGTGGTCGGAAGTAGAGCGGCGAGATCAAGCCGGCGGGGTTCCATTCCAGCTCGCGCTCGCTGAGGTGGCGCGCCGCCTGCTCGGCGAGGTCCTCCGGATCGTCTCCGGCGGGCAGCGGAACCTCGCCATCGAGGGCGCTGGCGCCGAAGCCGCGCAGCCGAGCCCGATGGCGTTCGGCGAGGGCGATCAAACGCTGGCGCGACAGGCGCTCGGCCGGCCCCTGGAGCTCGCCGGTGGAGAACCACTGGGCCGCCCAGTCGCCGCGCAGCACGTCGACCACGGTGATCAGCTCGTCGGAACTGCCGAAGGCGAGCGCTTCGAGGGTCGGAACGGTGGTGACCGCGATGCCGGTGGCCTGGTGGAGGCCGAGGACCGTCGCCATGCCGACCCGCAGACCGGTGAAGCTGCCGGGTCCGGCCAGGACCACGATGCCGGCGAGGCCTTCGAGAGTGGTGTCGCCGCGCTCGAGACAGCCATCGATCATCGGCAGCAGACGACGGGACGAGCTGCGCAGACCTTCGTGGTCCGAAGCCAGCAACTGACCCTGCCGGGCGAGGGCGACGCCGACCACCGGCGAGGCGCTGTCGAGGACCAGAAGGGGGCGCTCCATGGTGGCGCGAGTATACTTCGGCGCCATGTCGAAAAAGGCGTCGAAAAAGGTCGGTGGAAAGCTCACTCCGATGCTGCGGCACTACCTCGAGGTGAAGGCCGAACACCCCGACGCCATCGTGGTCTACCGCATGGGCGACTTCTACGAGCTGTTCTTCGAAGATGCGGTGACGGCGGCGCCGATTCTCGATGTTCAGCTCACCGCCCGGCAGAAGGGGACGGCCAACGAAACGCCCATGTGCGGCGTGCCGCACCACGCCATCGAGGGCTACATCGGCAAGCTCCTCGAGGCCGGCTTGCGAGTGGCGGTGTGCGACCAGGTCGAGGATCCGGCCCAGGCCAAGGGTTTGGTGCGGCGGGAGGTCACCCGGGTGGTGACGCCGGGCACGGTGAGCGACCCCAGTCTGCTCGACGGCAAAGAGGAAAACCTGCTGGCGGCGGTGGCCTGGGACGATCGGCGCGAGGAGGGCGCGATGGCCTCCCTCGATGTTTCGACCGGTGCCTTCGTTCTGCGCCGCTGGGCGAGCTCCGAGGAGGGCCTCGAGGACCTCGAGCTCAGCCGGCCGCGGGAGGTCCTCTACGAGCCCGACGAGGTGCCCTCGGAGATGGCCCGCTGGATCGAGAGCCAGGCGCCCTGCCGGACTCCCCTCGAAGGCGACCGCCTACTCGACCGGGCGCGCTCC
It contains:
- a CDS encoding YdcH family protein — encoded protein: MSAQTDLKEELLKTDEEFRSLFDEHQQCERRLDRLQQTPDYTLDDELEAKKIKVHKLALKDRMYEIMRQHRPAVAASA
- a CDS encoding GNAT family N-acetyltransferase; protein product: MRRRRLDIVPAEARHGAILADLEAACFDTPWSESQLLGELVKAGGQGWIAHRVPSAVAYALFTTVADEAELLRLAVLPAHRGAGCADALLRRGLGRLASQGITRCHLEVAEDNRPALAVYRRHGFRAVGRRPGYYRRGVDAVLMARPLERDGRASEARTTPAGRP
- the tsaB gene encoding tRNA (adenosine(37)-N6)-threonylcarbamoyltransferase complex dimerization subunit type 1 TsaB, with the translated sequence MERPLLVLDSASPVVGVALARQGQLLASDHEGLRSSSRRLLPMIDGCLERGDTTLEGLAGIVVLAGPGSFTGLRVGMATVLGLHQATGIAVTTVPTLEALAFGSSDELITVVDVLRGDWAAQWFSTGELQGPAERLSRQRLIALAERHRARLRGFGASALDGEVPLPAGDDPEDLAEQAARHLSERELEWNPAGLISPLYFRPPATTPPGPPKRLLQFRKE